In a genomic window of Methanogenium sp. S4BF:
- a CDS encoding cysteine-rich small domain-containing protein, giving the protein MRYFLRDGALFIRGAFTMLMPCMHDKAEDGTITHISTIIAAHLPQTNTKEDTDFILETLLRKNGYDTDALSLSVTVPIDRLCIFAYDGIMVFILACPGAAKEPPGPVTIIVCSREPLPEAGLRTLQLTAEEAMHNVFTSAGYSEAQSGRHTVLICCEEREESPNVHERLARAQTLVSETITYGIPETWTVSGTQFPRTPAFYIHSSIGGDRWSRWDPEGCPYYPCHPSCHDQRCDFCYCPLYPCGDESQGKWLERENHGRIWSCEGCTLVHAPAVADYLKTHPEASLEELKQIRKKGKNSE; this is encoded by the coding sequence ATGCGGTATTTTCTCAGGGACGGGGCACTCTTTATCCGCGGTGCATTTACGATGCTCATGCCATGCATGCATGACAAGGCCGAAGATGGCACAATCACCCATATATCAACAATCATCGCCGCCCATCTGCCCCAAACCAATACAAAAGAGGACACAGACTTCATTTTAGAGACACTCCTCAGAAAAAACGGATATGATACCGACGCACTCAGTCTGTCGGTCACGGTTCCCATTGACCGGCTCTGCATCTTTGCATATGACGGGATCATGGTTTTTATTCTCGCATGCCCAGGTGCGGCGAAAGAACCACCCGGACCGGTTACCATCATTGTCTGTTCCCGTGAACCGCTCCCGGAAGCAGGACTCAGAACACTTCAGTTGACCGCTGAAGAGGCAATGCACAACGTATTCACCTCAGCAGGGTATTCTGAAGCCCAATCCGGAAGACATACGGTTCTCATCTGCTGCGAGGAGAGGGAAGAATCACCCAATGTTCATGAACGTCTGGCACGGGCGCAGACGCTCGTATCTGAGACAATTACCTATGGCATTCCCGAAACATGGACGGTCAGCGGAACACAATTCCCAAGAACACCGGCATTCTATATTCATAGTTCCATCGGCGGGGATCGCTGGTCACGATGGGATCCTGAAGGATGCCCCTATTACCCCTGCCACCCGTCATGTCATGACCAGCGGTGCGACTTCTGCTACTGCCCCCTATATCCGTGTGGTGATGAATCACAGGGTAAATGGCTGGAACGGGAAAATCACGGGAGAATCTGGTCGTGTGAAGGATGCACACTCGTCCATGCACCAGCTGTTGCAGACTACCTTAAAACGCACCCCGAGGCATCCCTCGAAGAGCTTAAACAGATACGAAAAAAAGGAAAGAATAGCGAATAA
- the pyrF gene encoding orotidine-5'-phosphate decarboxylase, with protein sequence MPDLILALDVLSSEEALSVAEAAAPHLDAIKIGYPLVLAAGLDIAAPLSEFGLPLIADFKVADIPNTNRLIAEQVFAAGFSAIICQGFCGSDSVAACVEAADDAGGECYVVTEMSHPGALEFLSGRNAERMARMAVECGAHGIIAPATRPERVAALRTIIGERKILSPGVGAQGGDPAVIAPLIDGMIVGRSIYTAEDPAEAARAYAAYRR encoded by the coding sequence ATGCCTGACCTGATTCTTGCCCTGGATGTTCTCAGCAGTGAGGAGGCGCTCAGCGTGGCAGAGGCGGCGGCCCCTCACCTGGATGCGATTAAGATAGGCTATCCACTGGTGCTTGCTGCAGGACTTGATATTGCAGCCCCCCTGAGCGAATTCGGCCTCCCTCTCATCGCCGACTTCAAGGTGGCTGACATTCCCAATACCAACCGGCTGATCGCAGAGCAGGTCTTTGCTGCCGGATTCTCTGCCATCATCTGTCAGGGATTCTGCGGCAGTGACTCTGTTGCTGCCTGTGTGGAGGCAGCTGATGACGCCGGTGGAGAATGCTATGTCGTCACCGAGATGAGCCATCCCGGCGCCCTTGAATTCTTAAGCGGGAGAAATGCAGAACGCATGGCCAGGATGGCCGTTGAATGCGGCGCCCACGGCATTATCGCACCTGCCACCCGCCCAGAACGCGTGGCGGCTCTGCGCACCATCATTGGAGAGAGAAAGATTCTCTCGCCCGGTGTCGGTGCACAGGGCGGCGACCCGGCAGTAATTGCCCCACTGATTGACGGCATGATCGTGGGGAGATCCATCTACACCGCAGAGGATCCGGCTGAAGCCGCACGTGCCTATGCAGCATACCGCCGATGA
- a CDS encoding nucleic acid-binding protein, protein MSTPADTQRRYMREPARRAFAAEVREVRLTFKDGENEKSPVYVMLPSGVRCNRLFFCGQVTRKELKGEENTFYSVRVQDPTGIFFVSAGIYQPEAKQQISRIDESAWVAVVGKAQARDTPDGATFVSIRAEAVAEIDEDTYRKWVDETAAQTLDRADAFGQTDDSRKAQEFYANSPETYRQMALHALQRITF, encoded by the coding sequence ATGAGCACGCCAGCAGATACCCAGCGCCGCTACATGCGTGAACCTGCCCGGAGAGCGTTCGCAGCAGAAGTACGGGAAGTCCGCCTAACGTTTAAAGACGGGGAGAACGAAAAGAGCCCGGTCTATGTCATGCTTCCCAGCGGAGTACGCTGCAACCGCCTCTTCTTCTGTGGCCAGGTGACACGAAAAGAGCTGAAAGGAGAGGAGAATACCTTTTACTCTGTGCGCGTACAGGACCCGACGGGGATATTCTTTGTCAGTGCCGGTATTTATCAGCCTGAGGCAAAGCAGCAGATATCTCGCATTGATGAGAGTGCATGGGTAGCTGTCGTTGGAAAAGCTCAGGCACGTGACACACCCGATGGTGCAACCTTTGTCTCAATCCGGGCAGAAGCTGTTGCGGAGATCGATGAGGATACCTACCGGAAATGGGTAGATGAAACAGCCGCTCAGACGCTTGACCGTGCTGATGCCTTCGGCCAGACGGACGACAGCAGAAAGGCTCAGGAATTTTATGCAAACAGCCCGGAAACCTACCGCCAGATGGCACTGCATGCACTCCAGCGGATAACTTTCTAA
- a CDS encoding helix-turn-helix domain-containing protein has translation MKQQSVVYLNSRKSADFEKQKIDIENFCKYRFDIDRVFHDNQSPAVPASNRPEFIEMLNYCEKNGISNIIFHDLDVTLKNSDVFTSDLSLVLKSGSIPYWAQGDFISGGYDSEERREAVSAFSRYLDQFSSQRLRGKRGRKTAAAPSRRPGRPQALDEKGMSDLLAARRSGKTIGEVCRIFNVSRSTVSKILRDYPELKGEWKGPVLPKKRT, from the coding sequence ATGAAACAACAGTCAGTGGTATATCTTAACAGCCGCAAATCCGCTGATTTTGAGAAACAAAAGATAGATATTGAAAATTTCTGTAAATATCGGTTTGATATAGACCGTGTTTTTCATGATAATCAGTCTCCTGCTGTTCCCGCCTCGAATCGTCCGGAATTCATCGAAATGCTGAACTATTGTGAAAAAAATGGCATTTCCAATATTATTTTCCATGATCTGGATGTCACACTGAAAAATTCAGATGTGTTTACGAGCGATCTCTCTCTGGTCCTGAAAAGCGGGTCTATCCCTTACTGGGCTCAGGGGGATTTCATCTCCGGGGGGTATGATTCTGAGGAACGAAGGGAGGCTGTCAGTGCCTTTTCCCGCTATCTGGACCAGTTTTCATCCCAGCGGTTACGGGGAAAACGGGGGAGAAAAACCGCCGCTGCTCCCAGCCGCCGTCCGGGCCGCCCTCAGGCTCTGGATGAGAAGGGGATGTCCGATCTCCTTGCGGCACGGCGTTCTGGAAAGACAATTGGTGAGGTGTGCCGTATCTTCAATGTTTCACGAAGCACGGTAAGTAAGATTCTTCGTGATTATCCTGAGTTGAAAGGTGAATGGAAGGGGCCCGTTTTACCGAAAAAACGAACATGA
- a CDS encoding deoxyhypusine synthase: protein MNGGNGKTACTSPVVQARVRAGMTVAELVEELGKAGAYNAGYLARATDICTEMFTDKETTRFLGLAGAMVPGGMGGIVEDLIRDGYVDVLVSTGANLTHDTIEAIGCHHYHGTEICDDDELFEEEINRIYDIFLPSDAFVTFEEFMQETLGELTDGTTLSISGLLRHIGEHLDTGILAAAADADIPVYCPAIQDSMIGLQYWLFGQTRKVTIDAFADMNGLMDTCFTAKRAGAFLIGGGVPKNYIFQSMLMTPNGFEYAVQLTGDRPDLGGLSGATLDEAKSWGKVTGGARAQTVYGDATITLPLIIAAVRERIEHA from the coding sequence ATGAACGGCGGGAACGGGAAGACCGCCTGCACCAGCCCGGTCGTACAGGCACGGGTCAGGGCAGGCATGACAGTGGCCGAACTGGTGGAAGAACTGGGAAAGGCCGGAGCATACAATGCAGGATATCTCGCGCGGGCGACAGACATCTGCACGGAGATGTTTACCGATAAAGAGACCACCAGGTTTCTGGGCCTTGCAGGAGCGATGGTTCCCGGCGGAATGGGGGGAATTGTGGAGGACCTCATCCGGGACGGCTACGTCGATGTGCTGGTCTCAACCGGTGCCAACCTCACTCACGACACCATTGAGGCAATCGGGTGCCACCACTATCATGGCACCGAGATCTGTGACGACGATGAACTCTTTGAAGAGGAGATTAACCGGATTTACGATATTTTCCTTCCGTCAGATGCGTTTGTGACGTTTGAGGAGTTCATGCAGGAGACTCTTGGGGAGCTGACGGACGGGACCACCCTCTCAATATCCGGTCTCCTGCGCCACATCGGAGAACACCTCGACACCGGCATCCTTGCAGCGGCAGCAGATGCAGATATCCCGGTATACTGCCCGGCCATCCAGGATTCCATGATTGGTCTGCAGTACTGGCTCTTCGGCCAGACACGAAAAGTGACCATAGACGCGTTTGCCGATATGAACGGGCTGATGGACACCTGTTTCACCGCAAAACGGGCAGGTGCATTTCTGATCGGCGGCGGTGTGCCGAAGAACTATATCTTTCAGAGTATGCTCATGACACCAAACGGATTTGAGTATGCCGTGCAGCTCACCGGCGATCGCCCGGACCTCGGCGGACTCTCCGGGGCGACCCTGGATGAGGCGAAATCGTGGGGCAAGGTGACCGGCGGTGCACGGGCCCAGACGGTGTATGGCGATGCGACCATCACACTGCCCCTGATCATTGCCGCGGTGCGGGAGAGGATTGAGCATGCCTGA
- a CDS encoding rhodanese-like domain-containing protein yields MDLIAEEASSFAAKAFTLVIDVSAVSSEGHIPGVVNMPPDTPETELKNRDKSRLYRIYCHTDAANAAGAEAFMDAGYPMAVGTER; encoded by the coding sequence ATGGATTTGATCGCAGAGGAGGCGTCATCCTTTGCGGCGAAGGCATTCACGCTGGTGATTGACGTTTCAGCGGTATCATCGGAGGGGCACATCCCCGGTGTAGTGAACATGCCGCCTGACACCCCTGAAACAGAGCTGAAGAATAGGGATAAATCCCGCCTTTATCGCATCTATTGCCATACTGACGCGGCAAATGCTGCCGGAGCAGAGGCATTCATGGATGCAGGATACCCAATGGCTGTCGGAACAGAGAGGTAA
- a CDS encoding DUF1858 domain-containing protein — MTVTADSTIADVLKEKPEAADILFRFGMGCIGCALANGETLRQAAIGHGIPLDELLEALGMEE; from the coding sequence ATGACTGTTACCGCAGACAGTACTATAGCAGACGTATTAAAAGAGAAGCCGGAAGCAGCAGACATCCTTTTCAGATTTGGAATGGGGTGCATCGGCTGTGCTCTGGCAAACGGAGAGACTCTGAGACAGGCAGCAATTGGTCATGGAATTCCCTTAGATGAGCTTCTTGAAGCTCTGGGAATGGAAGAATAA
- a CDS encoding TrkA C-terminal domain-containing protein, translating to MGFFHQVLPGIGTKYELETESGDLISVIFMPNGRVQLYTQPAQCPDCYAADLNPMETRRLGNVLTGAIMEAEEEGVEIAFSALADLRIVVHTYIIGAQLSGKTIADLDIRSRTGVTILAVSREGKNTINPRPDFRFMRGDAVVVIGESDQIRTFEQEFME from the coding sequence ATGGGGTTCTTTCACCAGGTGCTTCCCGGCATCGGGACGAAATATGAACTGGAGACCGAGAGCGGGGATCTCATCTCTGTTATCTTCATGCCAAACGGCAGGGTGCAGCTGTATACCCAGCCGGCACAGTGTCCGGACTGTTATGCAGCAGATCTGAATCCGATGGAGACACGCCGGTTGGGCAATGTGCTTACCGGCGCCATTATGGAGGCAGAAGAGGAAGGGGTGGAGATTGCATTCTCTGCTCTTGCTGATCTCAGGATTGTGGTGCATACGTATATTATCGGTGCACAGCTTTCCGGAAAGACAATAGCTGATCTTGATATCCGCTCCCGTACGGGAGTAACGATTCTCGCGGTTTCACGAGAGGGGAAAAATACCATTAATCCACGTCCTGATTTCCGGTTTATGAGAGGTGATGCTGTTGTTGTCATCGGTGAATCGGATCAGATCCGGACATTTGAGCAGGAGTTCATGGAGTAG
- a CDS encoding cation:proton antiporter, whose translation MEGIAIALAACVGVALICRRYAIPPIPFYIITGLALGTAGFGIVQTSEVSEWIAHMGLLFLLFTMGLHLHPGEVAKRRGSFLIAGMIDLCVNFAAGLAVAFLIGLPLFDALVLAGAFYISSSAIALSSLIDNRKLGFRESDTVIWLMVFEDIMLVALLILFTAQDVSPLRTIGIIVCVAAAAFVCVGKFRAPLREFFAREDELPILAVFLAVVLAVAVSDVTGVPDSLFVIILGSAISLAAADRAEVVARPFREVFLVVFFVFFGISVSFTGMPPLVILASVIVLALITKLISGLMIGKAIHGRVLSGIDIWADTTSRGEFSILLALLYGSSAVVPVVAAMVVITSCIGSFTGKYSVRMRRWCGCITTGK comes from the coding sequence ATGGAAGGAATTGCCATTGCACTTGCAGCATGCGTAGGAGTGGCACTCATCTGCCGGCGGTATGCTATTCCCCCCATTCCGTTCTATATCATCACCGGCCTTGCATTAGGGACTGCGGGCTTTGGTATTGTACAGACGTCTGAGGTTTCAGAATGGATTGCTCATATGGGGCTTTTGTTTCTCCTCTTTACGATGGGTCTCCATCTCCATCCGGGTGAAGTCGCAAAGCGGCGCGGCTCATTTCTCATTGCCGGAATGATTGATCTCTGTGTCAACTTCGCTGCCGGGTTAGCGGTGGCGTTCCTTATTGGTCTGCCGCTCTTTGATGCATTGGTGCTCGCCGGAGCATTTTATATTTCAAGTTCAGCTATTGCGCTTTCATCACTGATTGACAACCGAAAACTTGGGTTTCGGGAATCTGATACCGTGATCTGGCTGATGGTCTTTGAGGACATTATGCTTGTAGCACTGCTGATCCTGTTTACGGCACAGGATGTTTCCCCGCTCCGCACGATAGGTATCATCGTTTGCGTTGCGGCCGCCGCCTTTGTCTGTGTGGGGAAGTTCCGGGCACCTCTCCGGGAGTTCTTTGCACGGGAGGACGAACTTCCGATACTTGCGGTATTTCTGGCAGTGGTGCTGGCAGTTGCGGTATCAGACGTAACCGGTGTCCCTGACAGTCTGTTTGTCATCATTCTTGGTTCGGCCATCTCCCTTGCAGCAGCTGACCGTGCCGAAGTAGTTGCCCGTCCGTTCAGGGAGGTATTCCTTGTCGTATTCTTCGTATTTTTTGGGATATCAGTCAGCTTTACCGGCATGCCCCCTCTCGTCATCCTGGCGTCTGTGATAGTCCTCGCACTTATCACCAAACTCATCTCCGGGCTTATGATTGGGAAGGCCATTCATGGAAGGGTTCTCTCCGGAATTGACATATGGGCAGATACCACGTCACGGGGGGAATTCTCGATCCTTCTGGCACTGTTATACGGATCTTCCGCTGTAGTCCCTGTTGTTGCTGCAATGGTGGTTATAACGTCATGCATTGGCTCATTTACCGGTAAATACAGCGTTCGTATGCGGCGGTGGTGTGGGTGCATCACTACAGGGAAATAA
- the nrdD gene encoding anaerobic ribonucleoside-triphosphate reductase produces MNWTPEQLSLKEKYHTLEDIPVEERRYKCHTCHHVVDEKPCPCCGETQLVIMCPLDHCHCTHSITETIEYCPLCGQPVCPDCGSHDVSQVSRVTGYLADVAGWNQGKQQELKDRSRYTVA; encoded by the coding sequence ATGAACTGGACGCCGGAACAACTCAGCCTCAAAGAAAAATACCATACTCTTGAAGATATCCCGGTTGAAGAGCGCAGGTACAAGTGCCACACCTGTCACCACGTTGTCGATGAAAAACCCTGCCCCTGCTGCGGTGAAACGCAGCTTGTGATCATGTGCCCGCTCGACCACTGCCACTGCACTCACAGTATCACAGAGACCATCGAATACTGCCCCCTCTGCGGCCAGCCGGTATGTCCGGATTGCGGCAGCCATGACGTCTCCCAGGTCTCCCGTGTGACAGGATACCTGGCGGATGTGGCCGGATGGAACCAGGGCAAACAGCAGGAACTCAAAGACCGGTCACGCTATACCGTTGCATAA
- a CDS encoding molybdopterin-dependent oxidoreductase, which translates to MSRASVLDTERIPGGCIIQINFLRIIILCAIAAVIILYLFDLSGVINQDFAQSGDFEGVEIRNYDGEDLSKISAFRENSIKGPQRISEEDYRLTVSGLVTNEKTYSYDEILSEFKNYKKVVTLNCVEGWDVTILWEGVRVNDITDQSGILPSANTVIFTAYDGYSTSFPLTYIIDNNIIMAHSMNNVTLPAERGFPFMLVAEDKWGYKWIKWITTIELSDDETYRGYWERRGYSNIGDLDRSFFG; encoded by the coding sequence ATATCGAGGGCTTCAGTATTAGACACCGAACGGATTCCGGGAGGATGCATCATTCAGATAAACTTCCTGCGGATAATTATACTCTGCGCAATAGCCGCGGTAATTATCCTCTATCTATTTGATCTCTCAGGCGTAATCAACCAGGATTTTGCGCAGTCAGGGGATTTCGAAGGAGTTGAAATCAGGAATTACGATGGGGAAGACCTCTCCAAAATATCAGCATTCCGGGAAAACTCGATAAAAGGTCCACAGCGTATCTCAGAGGAGGATTACCGGCTTACCGTCTCCGGGCTGGTAACCAATGAAAAAACCTATTCATACGATGAGATTCTGTCGGAATTTAAGAACTACAAAAAGGTTGTAACCCTCAACTGTGTCGAAGGGTGGGACGTTACCATTCTCTGGGAGGGAGTACGGGTAAATGATATAACAGACCAATCCGGTATTCTGCCTTCCGCAAATACGGTAATATTCACTGCATATGACGGATATTCCACATCATTTCCTCTCACCTATATCATTGACAACAACATCATCATGGCTCATTCCATGAACAACGTAACCCTTCCCGCAGAAAGGGGCTTTCCCTTCATGCTTGTTGCGGAGGACAAGTGGGGATACAAGTGGATCAAATGGATTACTACAATTGAGCTTTCAGACGATGAAACCTACCGGGGATACTGGGAGAGGAGAGGGTATTCCAACATAGGTGATCTGGACAGGAGTTTCTTTGGCTGA